Genomic DNA from Epinephelus fuscoguttatus linkage group LG14, E.fuscoguttatus.final_Chr_v1:
GGgattcctcccctccctcctcagccactccttctcctctccacctccctatTCTacctttcctctcttttcttctaAACCTTCCACCTGTCGCGTTCCTTCCCTCTTCGGAGAACTGGCCTCGCAGAGCCGGGTTATATAAAAACATctatgcatgtttgtgtgtgtgtttgtgtgtgtgtgtgtgtgtgtgtgtgtttaccttggCCTCTTCACTGGGGTTCCAAACAAAGGAGAGAGCGTTGAAGGCCACCTCCTCTATGTTGCTGATGCCGTTGAACACTTCTTTGTAGTCCGCTgcgagagaaaaaaagaaaattgaatCAGAATAATCAGATAAGAATGATGAGTCGATTCTCTTATGTAACACCTGACAGAAAAGTGAGGAAATCTTTCACTTAGTGTCCTCGGTGTACGTGTCTGCACACAGGTGTCACTTTGCATGCGTATTTTTCATGTGTGACAAGCATACCGATGTCAATGACCCTCTGCTTGGCGGTTGGCTGACGTGCGTGCCAGTGATTCCAAAAGCGGAGCTGCATTTCTGGGCTCTTGTCGTTCTCGAACACAGCCATCACGACCGTCTGAAGTGGGGAAAGAAAGGTGACAGAGAAGCAGATGATTAGGTTGGCTTATCAAACTGAGGTTAGGTTTAATTTATCACTCCAAATCCCTCTTTTCTGCCCACATTGTCACCTGGTATTTGCAGTGAgcgggtgtgtgtttgtgtttattcttATCCTCTGATTCCTCTGACAAAGAAAAGGTTTGTCGCCTGTGTTTTAAAACCACGCCACACCTCCTCCCcgatcctcttttttttctaacctGCTTTAGAGCTGAGCTCCACTGCACTCTGGCCTCATTACACCACCGTAGGAATAAATTATACAGGGCAGGACACTGTCATTTTAATGGTGCCACCCCAGTGTGCAGGGTGTCAGCAGGGCATTAGTCATAGAGGAGCTGGCTCCAAGGGAGGGACAGATATTTGGGAAGGGTTTGTTTGGTGGCACGCACGGAATTTATGTACTCATGGGCCAGTGAACAAAAAGCCTTAAGGGAAGGATGCCACTAAAAACAAAAGCCACCAATATTTTTACGTGACTTACAGACcgaaaaaacagcaacacctCTGGAGAAACATTACTGGCACAAAAAATGCTTGTTCCTTTCCTGATGATGTGTCACCATGACTCACCTTGACTTTAGTGACACCGAGGCAGGCACTGCTGTCCACTCCATGGAGAGTGATGGGGTAGAACTGGCCCTTGTTCAGGTAGACCATGGGCAGCTCGCTGGACTTGTAAGGAGAAGCCACAGGAGCTCCCAGGGAAAACTGGAACTCACTCCTGAATCTCTCTTGTGGGGAGCCGGTGTAGGAGCCTGAGTAGACGGGGCTGGGCTGCTCCTCGGGGAAAGGATCGCTGTAGGGAAGAGTCTGAAATCCGCAGAAGGACATTTGTTAgtgagaggaaagaggaagaggccTGGAGGAGCTGCTTTTGAATAATGATGCTAAACACACCTCAGTGCTGGGGTCAGGGAAAGCACCGGGTTCAGGCCACTTCTGCAGCAGGGAGTCAAAGATGATGTTGAGCTCCTGTTTGTCGTAAGTGTCCGCCACCACACTGGTCAGGGTGGCGTAGGTGTCTGAGGTGGTGGGCACAGAAATTGGCAGGGAGGTGCTCGGCTTGGATCCCAGAACCTCTTGGGCTGGATGGCTTACGGGAACGCTCTCAGAGAGGATCCTCATGACGTTGGCGGACGCCTCCAGCGCAGCAAGCTCATTGCTTGGCGTCCTGTAGGggggaggggaaaaaatgggTGAGGAAGTTGGAGATTAATCACAACAGGAAAGCCACTTTCGCGACATCAGCATGACTCTGTAATACTCCACCCAGGTGCCAAGAGAACAAGGAAACATCCATAAAGTGACTACCTGCAGCGTGTGCTAACATTACAGGAGCACCGCAGACGGCCTTGTGCAAACGTACAACAGTCAGCACACACAGCTACTGCGAGGTGAACTCATGGGAAGACAGTCTGGGTGGGTACTGTTTGTCTCTTAATCcgcctttttttcttctccgtGTTTGAGTTTCTCTGCTCAAAATGTTTGAGGGGACAACACTGCGCCCCGACAATGGCCATTTCTCACCCACTCTAACAAGGAGGAGGAATGGGAAGGAAAAACAACCGTCTGTCCGCCTGTTGTGAAACTCTTTAAGAAAGGCAGGGATGATGATAGAGAGAggatagatggatggaaagACGGGAGAGGAAGACAATGAACCCTCTGACCGTGTTTGACTTGGGGATTACCTGCTCACCTGTTCATGGCCTCCCAGAGCCCtgcctttctctttctgtcctaACACTCTTTAATGCTCTTAACTCAGTGACAACAAAGGATGGGCATTATAGGGGGACACTTGATTTATAGTTAACACTTCCTGATAAACAGGAAGTAATATAAACACGCATAAATTCAACTTACCTCTCTGTTTTGCAGATGTTGTTGGCGCGGTTGCAGCTAGTAATCTTCTGCTCTTTCTGGTTCTGGAAATGTACGAGAAAATAGATATTAAAACACTGGTCAAAGTGAGAACGTTTGAGAGAGGTTTAAACAGTTTAAAAGTTATTACTGATGCTACGTTATCTACCTTGCACTGTTCATAAAGCATGGTTAAGGCTGTCAGGTCGTCTCCTGGGTGGAGTCTGGGTTTGGGGTGGTTCTGCTCGGGGACAGGGCTGTCCAGGTAGGACCAGGAGTCCATGACGTAGTTATTGTAACGGTTATAGTTGAAGTTCTCGCTCTGAAAGACCAGTCCCAGAGTCCTGCAGAGAGAAGAGCGGAGTTTAGAGTGAtcaaaatatactgtacatggacaaaaatggtgaaaatgtaGTTAATCTTTTGATCCAAGGgttaattaaatgaaataaagtaattaaaatgctTCTATTACACACAGGGTTTgacagagtgagagtgagagtatAACAGTAGCGCCTGAGCCCCGGGCCACTGCACATGCTTGCCCCCGAGCATGGAGGGTTTCGATTGCAAAACCGCAGAGCTGAGTAACATCCCTCAAAAGCAGTGgtgtcaaaaatgtttaaagagCCAAGGGCCACCCACCAacacccccccaccctcctccactACTTTCCCCAAACACACGCACTCATCTTGTGGTTTTTGGAACTGTGACAGGCCCGAGAACTACATTCTTGAATCCTGCACAAACTCTCTTATTTgcatagacctcaaaagagatGACAAGATTTTCTTACTAAGCAAACAGACACCCACAAGAGGTAAGCTTTGGGTTCCCATGTCAATTGTAAAAATAAGGGGGATTGTGAGGATTGGATTTGTTTGGAGAGACTCGCAGTGACATTGGGATTGTAAGTATCCCGCCTATGTGGATAAGCCTCCTTTGGAGTTTGTCTGAAGTAGCTAATGAACAAATAGCAGCAGTTTACTCTGGATACACAGCTATTtaaatgtgctgacaggagggAGAGACCACAGGTGTTCACGACCACAGGAGAACCCCAGCTTTAGGAGGAATCCGGCGATTTCTCACTCTCTTAATGACAGATAGCTGAGCATTTTATCGCCTCACCTGGAAAACCAAAGCATGAAATACTGCACATTCAAACGCCAAATTTCCTTGATGTTTCTGCGACATTACAAACACTAAAGCTAAACTCATACACCTGCTCTGAGGTGCACCTGTCTCCTTCCCTCTCACacccagcagcctcagcaaacaCACCACAGCTCCATTAGTTACTCTCCATTTCCCCCTAAAACCAGTCGAGTGCAGATGtttttacacagacacagaggttGGGTCAGGGGGGGGGCTCGTGTCTAGGGTTTCGCCATTATGTAATTCAATGCATTACATGCTGTCATTGCCCTCTGTCTGTGTCCAACACCTCAAGAGGAGATTCTTATTTCCCAGTCCTTTTGTGCTCTGTGGCCCCCTAGGTGAGTGACAACACAAGCCGAAACAGACCCACTAAAACCTCAGActtaaagctgtgtgtgtgttaaaagtATCCGTATCAATTTCCTCTGCAAAACACCCCGTCCTTAAAACTGGGATCTTTCACATGGGGGTCTCATTGCAAATAGGAAGAAGGGGGGATTCTTTCCCTCCAGACAGAAACCCACCATTAGCCATTTACTGTGTTACACAAAGTCTGTATcgacatgttttatgttacagataaaaagcagtttgtttaaaaacacaccgataaaacaacatatttttagcagccatttaaaaaatatatcctCTGAGAACTTACTCAGTCTCTTTGGTCATGTCTCCAATCCAAGTCAGCCGGGATAGGTTCCTTTAATTTCAACTCTTTCGCTGTTTTTATGAGCTTCCCTCTCTGAGAGTCAGTGAGTCTATCAGTCTGGCAGAGAAGAGCAGTGACACACAGATGAGTCAAGTGTTGTGATTCCCTCTGAACAGGGGCCCAGATTTATTTCAGCAAGCAGTGTGAACttgctctgctctgattggctgggaGGAGCGAAACAGGTGTCTGATAGGACAGGTGTAGGATCATTAACTCTTCCCAGCCTGGAGAGAAACTGGCtcgcatgtgtgtgagtgtgtgcagccAGGAGAGCACTTTGCAAGACAATCCCAGGCAGGAGCGTTATGAATCTCATTATGGCGGCGGATAAAAGAGTGAGATTGGGGATCCCAGAGGTGTGAAAGGTTTGGTAATGACTCTGGAACTCAGCTTTAACATGGTAATGCTTTGTCAGTATCATTTTTCACTCTCCCCCTGGATTTCCATGTCACACTCAGGTTTTGGTTTCTTTATTTCCCAAGGATCAGAGATGCAAAAATGGATACTGTGAAGAGCTGGGCTTAAGGAAAGCTTGTTTAACACATGAGGGTTTTACAACCAAAATAAAGTGGAAAAGTTACAAGAATTAAAAATGTTGTACACTTAGGATTTAAacgggaaataaaataaaataaattaattttattttaaattattttaaacaaatgtatatattcttatatgtattttaaattaaaataataatttagaaTTATGCAGTCACTGTCAGGTCCTTTAACTGCATTAAAAAGCTGCTTTTTTAtcaatatatttaattttacacagtaacacagcaaaatacagtacgtatgtgcacacatacacaatttTCTATAATTTtagcattaaaaataaacaacaaatatcctgctgaataaatcattttaattaatagacattttttaaattatttttagattttattttttatcgcAAATCCCCACCCAGTTTATCCCACTCCAGTTGACCTGTATTAATTTACTAGTGGTGACAGAAGTGCATAAGCTGAAATAAAATTAGCAACACCACAATTTAAAATCCTCCATTACAAACAAAAGTCATGCATTCAAAATTATACTTAAGCAAAGTACAGAGGTATTATCAAAAGTTTATATTGTCATAATGTACTATATCATTTAGTAATTATTGTTACTGGTGCATTTAAATGCACAGTAAGTTGTAATTTAATGTTGCATTAAATCCGAGTGGAGCAATTCTTAACTACTTTTAAATGGTTTTGCACATTTTGATCTACAACAACAATTTTGTAAAATGATTTTgctgtaaaaacattaaatccaTAAAGTTACAATAGACATCTAAAAAATGTTGTGCAGTTAATATGCAACATGTCAATCATAAAACAAGTCTCAGAAATGAGTGGAGGTGGATTTTACGATGCACACTTCAAGATGAAATGTTCACTTTCACATTGACttcacaggtaaacacacacacacacacacacacttctcagcACGTACAGCCAAATCTCACATCTCGTGCTAACTGGAATCCAAAAGCAGTGAAGCTCGTAAGGTCCTCATGTCACTCAGGGATACTATCTTCCACCCACACACTAATGCacacttacacaaacacacaaacagagacgcacacacacacagagtaatgtGCGTGTGTAATTGCATGGGCCTGTTTATCTGTTCATTCGTGTGTGTGCGAGCACTTCTTGCGGCTGGCACCTGAGGGAATCTGGCGTGGTAACACACAAGAGTGCGTGCTGTGCAGCTtgcccacacactcacacacaccctcgtaaatgtaacacacacacacacacacagacacaaaggcCCAGAGGCAAGTTGGCATTAAATCAGAAGAGTAAAAGAAAGCAGGGTGATTTTCTGTGTACGGCACACCTTTATTACTCCTCTGTATATGTCCTAAAGTGCATCTTCACGATTGATATGTAATTAAAGCTCCATCTTTGTGCACTGGACTCTCCGAATGCGGCTGACTGAAGTCTTTGTGTTTCCATACACCCCTTATGTCAATTTGTGCACATATGCTTCACCAAATATCTCATTCAGACAAATGTGAAACACTGAGTTTTAAAAAGGGGGAGAAGAGAAGTGAACAGAGATGTAACCTGACGTGGGTCAGCCTCTCCTACACTTGTCATCAGCTCGTTGAGGGTGTGAACGGTTTCTCTCGCCTAtggtttcttcctctctcacCCTGTCTTTCTTATATTTTCTCTATCTGTCCTTCATTAGAGCTGCGAGATTAACATATCAAAATGATCAACACTTCCATTCTCACTTcagtctctgtttctctctctgcactTCAAACACAGGACAAATCCTAGAAGGCCCTGATGCTGCACACAGCCCGCCACACAGATGTCCTCTGAAACTAATTTTAATATAGTTTTAGGTCTAAAAACCTCTTAAATTTGCAGTGAGGTGCAAGCAGCAATTGCTAAAGCCTTTAATTTTACATGGTACCATGCTCTAAATTTAAAGGCATTTTAACTGTTGCAAAGCAGTgtgccttgttttttttctttttctttttggttaTGAGTAATTAAAGCAAATTAAAAGTCTAATATGTCCTTCATTTTTTTGGGTGACAAATATCCTTGGCTCCATAGAGCACCTGTTTGTGTTACCTACATATGTGACGTAGCGCTCCTCAGCCAACTTACTTCCTAAATATATGTTTAGTCACACAATAATtctaaaaaaacagaaaatataagaGATATCAATTTAATTGTGAAGGTGAGACATTAGAGGATTTTAAAAATTTGAAATTAGGGTGTAATCACCACATTATAACATAAGAATTTCAAAGTAGTTTtctaaaataaactatttaattTGGTACTTATTATAGTATAAGGACACTGTTTAATCAGTCAGCTTCCAGTGAGCTTCCAGTAGTTTAGCATGGATAGTTTTTTACCTAGAGCACAGCAGGTCAAGTTAACATGCAGGGAAAAAAGGAATGAAGCAGCTCTTCCGATAAAGGTAGTaaccatccattttcatccacttatcggCAGCAggaagcaaagcaccccagacgtccctctctccagcaacgcGTTCTAGTTCCTCCTGGAAATATAGTACCTTTAATCCCTCTAGACCGAGAGCACACTGGAGGGATTCAAGGTATTATATTTTCTATAATCGCTTTAAAATCACATATTTCTTAGTTCACTTTGTACATTTGTATTTTGATTGAACAGAGGTCTTACTGTGGCTATAGTCTGGGACTCAAGATTTAGTTTTGCTGTCTGTTCTTAGTGTTTGGACTGAGCTGGGAAAGGAAGCTTTATGTGCTCTGCTCATCTTACTTGGAATAACCTTCAAAAAGATTGGAAACTACGTGAACTGGTGTCTCTACCTGACTTTAAAGCTCTTGCAAGGACAGGTACGAATGAGTCAGTTGGGTCTTGTCATTGTCCGTAGGTGTTCTAATATTGTGTGGCTGTTTTGGTTGTAACTTTTtttgtgctgctgtcttggccaggtcttcCTTGCACAAGAGACTGATGGTCTTGCCTAGTTAAATATGAGTTGATATGGACATCACAATAGCATTAGGGTTGTACATCTATGCACAAGAACCAGATGCAATGCATTAAGTGTTTGTAGCAAAATGCTAATTTGCAACATCTGTCCACAAGAGgcttttaaaaagcaaaatatttCTACTTTCTCTTCTAAAGCTTTCCAGGAAAGTTCCAAGGAAATTATCAGGAATTTTTTAGCCTCTTAAAAAAAGTGTCTCGAGCTTGCAGAGCACAGAGCCATGCTGACAAAATGAGGGCATGGCTTCCTACACTATCATTATATGTCATATATAATGTTTTAAGTAATCCCAGATATCGAAACTGTGTCTGCAGGAGTATGAGTAAGGTGAGGTTGCAACAGGGGAAATTTCCTAACTCCCTAATTCACATGTACAGTCACTGTAAGGAAAGAACATGTACCTTTAGACAAACTCTATCTCTACCCTGTGTAAGGATCTAACACACATATCTTAAAAATCTTCTTTTGAACGTTCTAAATTGTATAAGCGTCCTCATAGAGATCTCTGACCCAATCTGACAAGGTGGGAACGGTGTGTGGAAAtggaagatggatggatgtcacAAGATGTTCAAACGACTTCCTTTCATGCCTTGAAACTGGCCCCCTTGGAGCGAGAAACCAAGACTCAAGTGTCCTGGCGCTTTGGTCTGTTGTGtgactgtttgtgtgcatgtgcatgtgagcACGCAGCCATGCATGGTCGCATACAAACAGAGATCAGCGCTGGCTCTATGCACGACTGCTGCTGAGAAGGAGCCCTCTCATCAACCCCCACTCtatcttcttttctctttttcctgtcTCCCGTTGACTCTTCCTTTCACCTACTTTTCCTGCTCctcctttcccttacctctgttTGACCACTTACCCTCATGACTTAAACCCTGCACATAAAGATCATGCAAATCTAAACTCTCAAACCGCAGTGAATAAGTCACACGAGATgatgaaaacaaatcaaaacgGAAGCTTATTCGTTTCTCTTTTGACCTGCGGCTGATCTTTCTCATCAACTCCTACACAGCACACatatctctccatctctgtctctttcctctgCATGTGCTCCAATGCCTGTTTGTCATGGAGGAATGTGTGCTGAGGGTTGACAGAGATATAAGGAGCCCGGGGCATGTTGCTCTCTATCCGTTCCTCAGATTGGGAAATCAGTGAGTGGTGCACCTGTTACCGTAAAGCTCTGACAGGTTTCCTTTAATTGCAGtgcttttcctttttcattAGCACAACTTCTTCCTGAACTACTTTTATTTTCCACAAATCATACTTCCTCATTCGAAtagtttttattcttttctagtaatgcaaaaaaataaataaataaaattgaaaaattaaaatatcattaaaatatCTAAATTGTAaatgcatttcattttaataataataataagaagaagaaacaactttatttgtatagcacttttcacaacagttacaaagtgttttatgggacaaataaaatataaacagcaATAGAAACACTGAACATAGGCTACGGCCAGATAAATCAGCGTGTGTAATAAAAACTAGACACACAAcaaatttactgtaaaaaagcTTTCCTTGAAATCATGTTTTGAGGAGAGTTTTAAACAAAGACACTGAGTTTGCTAACCTAAGGGTAAGGAGTTTCACAGCTGTGGGGCTGTCCGGTTTCCTTTTATAATGAGGCAAGCTACAGGAACAGTTAGGAGGGTCCTACCTGAGCAGCGCAGGCAGTGGAGCAAGGCCATGTAGGGCTTTTAAAGTAATTAGTTAAAGTTAAAAATCAATTTTATGCTTAACAGGTAGCCAGTGTAACGGGCAGGGTGCTTTATGTTAGAGGGCAGGTTCCCAaggttcattttttaaattagagGTCAGGTTTGTCCAAAAAACAAGGATCTCATTTGGACTCATTGAGCTGGAGAATGTTTTATGACATCCAGCATTTAATATCGGAGAGACATGCCATAACATGAGAGAGATGTCACTACTAGTTAGAGGCACAttaagttgtgtgtcatctgcataattgTGAAAATTTATATTGTAACTAAAGATGACATAACTATGGGTTTTACATGACATATATCAGTTAGACTGCCTtgaaaattacattaaattaaaaaaaaagtttgtttgttgtgaGGCCAGACATACATTTTTTACACTGAACTGCCATAGTGAGCATTGGCAGCACtgcagggcttttattttgaaattgcaTTTGGCACGCACAGAAATTAGTTATAGACCAAATCTACTGTACATCTGAACATTTTGATGGCAATCACTTTTCAAAGTCGACTTGCTGGACATGAAACCTTGAAACAAGCACACTAGATGGAGTGGTTTAGAAAATCACTATGCTTCTAAATAATATCAAACAATATCTCTTAGTATCAGTTACTTCTGTGTGTTGCAGGTATTTGGTATCATCTACATGGTAACTGGTTATTTAGCAGATTATTTATCGtagaaaacataaaatgagTCTCAAAAAGATGACACATTGTTCagtgacacaacatgtcttatTCTTTTTAGTTTAATTTCTTGAGCATTACCCTTGAATGCATCAGTAATAtcaagaataataataatcttaaaaaaaaaaacttttaaaagaactgataaaaacactttagtgtatgaaaacagaggaaataaaagacatttcaaatgaacttaaaactctACTTTTacaaaatcaggaaaggctctccgataaaagtatgttttaagatgGGATTTAAAAGAAATCACTGGCTTGGCTGACCTGATTTCCCCAGGCAGACCGCTCCAGAGCCTTGGGCCCTGACAGCCAatgctctgtcccctttagttgTCAGCCAggcctctggaacagacaaaagacctctgcctGAGGATCTCAACATATGGCCTGATGTGTACGGCACTAATAGGCCAGATATATAGCTTGGagagagaccatgaagagccttagaagtaatcagtaaaatcttaaaatctattctaagacagactgggagccagtgtaaagaggctaagactggagtgatgtgatcacGTCTCTTGGCAGTTGAATTCTGTATAGTCTGGAGTCAATTAAAAGATTTTTGATTCAGGTAGGAGAAGAGGCTGTTGCAGTAATCCAGGCATGAAGAGATGAAGGAGTGCAAATAGTCACAATAATAGTCCTGTAACATCAATAACACTAAAAGGGGCCATTCTCCATGAagattattgtcatttttgatTCTTAACGTTAATTTTGGTTAtagtatttgtgtattttttgctTAATTAAGGCTTTCAGTGCAGGAATTTTGCTTGTGCAGGACATTTTAACATCAAGGTATGGGTATTTTCACTTAAATAATGATCTAAATATGTTAATTGCTGTTGACAGCTTTTTGTTGTGATACTATCTGGTATCATTTAGATCATGGTCGTATATTTCAGGGGAAATGGAGGGGGgacctcaatatttagaacacaTGCTTTCTCAGTCCTAGTAAAAaccagaggacttttattttgaaaaaattaAAGATGTTAACACCAAATGTAAAAATTGATgtttaaaaattcaccagaatgcaggtaTTCAAGTGTCCGACACTTAAAATTTTGGAGTAGAGGACCCCCAAACCCTgtgttttatacatatatatacaatgCTGAAACAGAACCTATGCCTTTAATTTTTATTCAGTCAAGCGACATCATGCTCAGATAAGTCTTTAGCATCCCAAGCTGTGGTTTGCTAAACTAAAGGATGCCATTGAGACCATTTCTGTGAGGAGCTATCTTcttaagagtgtgtgtgcatctgtgtttgaCACTGACATCAGCCCACTGTTTTTGTCTCGGGGCTCTGTGTGCAGCTGGTTTACCGATGTGAGTGTTTGCATGATTTGTTGACCTCTGCCAGGAGCTCTGACCTCCTCGGAGCTGTGATACACTGCGCTGAATGGTGAGACCTCTTTAGCAGAATCCTGCTGTCACTTTGTTTGGCCTGGACTAGAGAGGCTCCAACAGTCTGGACAGGCTCTCTACCCCCCCACCTCTTCAGCCCCACTCCTTTTTAATATTCCTGCCAGCAGCCAAGCAGCAGCCACTCCCAGAAACTCCACATTGCCCTGGCTGAGGGATCAGGGCTGGgggggggagaggaggggggtttGGGGTGTACGAATAGGGCAAGAAGGTAGAACTGAGAGGCGAGGAGGTGTCAGtgagaataagaaaaaaagcaaactgaTGGTAATGTTAGTAAGggtaggagaggagagaaaacggTGAGATAACAGGAGGGAACGACAGAGTTTTGGAGCTCTGCAGCCACTTTAAAGTTTCAGCACTTTGACATTTGCATGCTGGCTATTAGAGGTTAGGACACTCCACACCTGGGGCAATggggagctgtggaggagaatATGGTGGTTGGGTTGCTCAGTGCATTTTTCTGAGCGTTGCTTAAGGGCAAATGTGTTTACAAAGAGGCAATGAGGGGATTTTACAGGAATGAAATAAGGAGTGTATTCCTGCAGTCTCATTAAATGAGCATGATGTTATAAAGACAAATGCATGCCTCGTGCATGAAAATTAAAGGACTGTATGGAGGGAAACTGACTATAAACAATTACTGTATGTGTCTGACATTAAAGCAAAGTAACACATAGGGTGTAAGGGATAGCATACCAGATATATATtgcctttaaaggagcagtgtgttggatttagtggaATTTGAtgatgaggactgcagattgcaaccagctgaaacttttttcTTTAGGATTTCTTTAGTGCTCATtggtcaggaggtttttacagggaggtctcttcctctccagatcAAATGaaacaggtgattaaaaccagtaaaaacactgaataaagcagtttaatgttaaaaaaaaaaatctgtgatttTCCGACACTGTTCAGCTCGTTGAGGAGCAGCTGctactatggtggctgacatgaaaatgcGAATGGTCTTATCTAGAGCCagggtttggtttgtccattctgggccactgtagaaacatggtgcaACATGGACTCCGATGACCCAGTTTAGTGAGAACGAGATCTCTCTCATTTTTTGGGCCAACTAGGAGGATCTCAGTCTTATCGTCATTTAGCTTAAGGAAGTTCTTCCTCATCCAAACAGTCAGTTAGAATGAACAGAGTATTTGTGTCATCTGGCTTCACAGATACATACAGCTCTGTCATCAGTATAGCTGTggaaacacacatcaaactgaCGGATGATGAATCCCAAAGTTAAAATGTAAACTGGAAACAGCAAAGGTCCTAGGACACTGCCTTGGGTCACACCATAGTCAACATTAATTGTTTACGATATGTGTTCCCACATCTGACATGAAAACCTTTCAGAAATATAAGAGTGAAACCAGTTTAGAACTGTACTAGATAAGCCAGCCCATTCCTCGAGATGGTTCAGGAAAAAATTGCAGTTGATGGTGTCAAATGCGGCACTGAGGTCAAGGAGGATGAGGACAGACACATTTCCactgaaaacacaattcttattttcaggtgatcatacacgaaagaaaatatactttttatattatattccattgcTCTTAATATattccctaaatcctacatgctggacctttaaatgataATCCAGGTGTGAATATAATAACATTTTCACATCTTTAAATAAAGGTCAGCCAAAATCCCAAACTCTGAGTTACCCAAACTTAATAAAACTCTGACATAAGTTCTTAGCTTGCCTAAAATTACCTTAGCTTCTT
This window encodes:
- the grhl3 gene encoding grainyhead-like protein 3 homolog, translated to MTKETETLGLVFQSENFNYNRYNNYVMDSWSYLDSPVPEQNHPKPRLHPGDDLTALTMLYEQCKNQKEQKITSCNRANNICKTERTPSNELAALEASANVMRILSESVPVSHPAQEVLGSKPSTSLPISVPTTSDTYATLTSVVADTYDKQELNIIFDSLLQKWPEPGAFPDPSTETLPYSDPFPEEQPSPVYSGSYTGSPQERFRSEFQFSLGAPVASPYKSSELPMVYLNKGQFYPITLHGVDSSACLGVTKVKTVVMAVFENDKSPEMQLRFWNHWHARQPTAKQRVIDIADYKEVFNGISNIEEVAFNALSFVWNPSEEAKVYIGINSLSTDFSAQKGVKGLPLTLQIDTYDFSSGTNQLLHRAACQVKIFCDKGAERKMRDEERKRSKRRGKADANTNKSLVSSSMGSDSTFFQTLDDHVTQPVLFIPETHINSLQRMAPPMDETDRSSMKRLYPDRDQNSSPPSKLARREDPQRVLLYVRTPAEEVFDALMLNAPTLSGLREAVSEKYGVQKDTIGKIYKKCKRGIFVNMDDNIIEHYTNQSAFLIEMSEVGGGQFQVTLIEV